The DNA sequence ACCaaaatttctcttctgctaTTTCTTCCTTACTTCCACAAATAATCAAGAATCTTATTGTTTCAGCTAATCGCCCAAATTTCTATTGTTTGATATACGCAGCGCAAACTATCACTGGTGCTGGGCATACGTGAGATAGCGATagaatggaagaggaaggctAGAGctctcccccctcttttttcGTGTTCCCACCTCGCCCCACTAGTAGGTGAGTGCGGTTTTTAATCCTAATTGCCAATATCAGGTACTCCCATCCCCTCAAATCCGAcgttcctttttccttctcatattCATGACACAAGCTCCGGTATATCAATACCCACTTTTTAAGATGAGATTTCGTATCCGTGGACCAGGTGGACAGTCCACTGTCACTCTTGATGATAGTGCTACCGTGAACGAACTCCGAACTCAGATTGTGGATAAGACTGGACTGACAGCCTACGATGTGAAATATGGATACCCCGATCTCAAACATTTTCTGCTGGATGAGCTTCAACCAAACCAGAGGATTTCCGATATCGGGTTCAAGCTGGATGGGGAACAACTCCTGGTAACTAAGAGAGAAGTACCTCCCAGTAATGAGGGGTTAACACCCATCTCGCAAGAGCCACCCGAAAAGCCTCCGACATCACACACGTCCAGTGGCGCTATCTCAGATGATCCACCCGAAATTCCATCTCTTGAACATGCGGGTACCTTTGTCTTACGCATCATGCCTGACGACAATTCGTGTCTGTTCCGCGCTGTGGGCAGTGCTCTCATGGGTGGTATGGATGCGATGAATGAGTTGAGGTCTGTCGTCGCACAAACTATCCAACAAAATCCGGGCCTCTACTCGGAAGCGGTGCTAGAGAAGAAGCCAGACGACTATTGCCGCTGGATACAGAACGAGGATTCGTGGGGTGG is a window from the Aspergillus oryzae RIB40 DNA, chromosome 6 genome containing:
- a CDS encoding ubiquitin-specific protease OTU1 (OTU-like cysteine protease), whose product is MTQAPVYQYPLFKMRFRIRGPGGQSTVTLDDSATVNELRTQIVDKTGLTAYDVKYGYPDLKHFLLDELQPNQRISDIGFKLDGEQLLVTKREVPPSNEGLTPISQEPPEKPPTSHTSSGAISDDPPEIPSLEHAGTFVLRIMPDDNSCLFRAVGSALMGGMDAMNELRSVVAQTIQQNPGLYSEAVLEKKPDDYCRWIQNEDSWGGGIELSILSKHFGIEICSIDVQTLRIDRFNEGLPTRCILVYSGIHYDTVALSPSDPPHTHAYAPPEFDTKVFDAADPFVLEKALELCKVLQSKHYYTDTAGFRIRCNTCGGVFIGEKGATQHATQTGHYNFGEASQD